A stretch of Brassica napus cultivar Da-Ae chromosome C6, Da-Ae, whole genome shotgun sequence DNA encodes these proteins:
- the LOC106399863 gene encoding GDSL esterase/lipase At3g62280 — translation MIFRLCNINQNEMDHTVSSLQCFFLVLCLSLLVCSNSEDTSKSRKKPILINFGDSNSDTGGVLAGVGLPIGLPHGITFFHKGTGRLGDGRLILDFFCEHLKMPYLSPYLDSLSPNFKRGVNFAVSGATVLPMFSFPLAVQIRQYVRFKNRSQELISSGRRDLIDDNGFKNALYMIDIGQNDLLQALYNSNLTYTTVVEKIPPMLLEIKKAIQTVYLYGGRKFWVHNTGPLGCAPKELAINPHNDSDLDPIGCFRVHNDVAKTFNKGLFSLVSEMRAQLKDATLVYVDIYSIKYKLSADSKRYGFVDPLMACCGFGGRPNNYDRKATCGQPGSTICRDVTKAVVWDGVHYTEAANRFVVDAILSNRYTYPKISLNRFW, via the exons ATGATATTTCGTCTTTGTAACATTAATCAAAACGAAATGGACCACACTGTTTCTTCTCTCCAATGCTTCTTCTTAGTTTTATGTCTATCTCTACTTGTTTGTTCTAACTCGGAAGATACTTCCAAATCAAGAAAGAAACCTATCCTGATAAACTTTGGCGACTCCAACTCCGACACAGGAGGAGTTCTCGCCGGCGTTGGACTTCCGATAGGACTCCCTCATGGCATTACCTTCTTCCATAAAGGCACTGGTCGTCTCGGCGACGGCCGACTCATCCTTGACTTTTTCT GTGAACATTTAAAGATGCCATACTTAAGTCCATACTTGGACTCACTCTCGCCAAACTTCAAAAGAGGAGTCAACTTCGCAGTCTCGGGTGCCACCGTTCTTCCCATGTTTTCCTTCCCACTCGCCGTTCAGATTCGTCAATATGTCCGTTTCAAGAACCGTTCTCAAGAACTTATCTCTTCcg GGAGAAGAGATCTTATAGATGATAATGGATTTAAAAACGCATTGTACATGATCGACATCGGACAAAACGATCTTCTACAAGCTCTATACAATTCAAACTTAACATATACAACCGTGGTAGAAAAGATTCCTCCCATGCTGCTTGAGATTAAAAAGGCTATACAG ACCGTATATTTATACGGAGGGAGAAAATTTTGGGTACATAACACAGGCCCATTGGGTTGTGCCCCCAAGGAGCTAGCTATTAACCCGCATAACGATTCGGATCTTGACCCGATTGGTTGTTTTCGGGTTCACAACGACGTGGCGAAGACTTTTAACAAAGGACTGTTTAGTCTAGTTAGCGAAATGAGAGCACAACTCAAAGACGCTACCCTTGTCTACGTTGATATCTACTCTATCAAGTACAAACTTTCAGCTGATTCCAAACGATACG GATTTGTGGATCCGTTGATGGCTTGTTGCGGTTTTGGGGGAAGGCCTAACAACTACGATCGTAAAGCCACGTGTGGTCAGCCAGGTTCAACCATTTGTCGTGATGTAACCAAAGCAGTTGTATGGGATGGGGTTCACTATACCGAAGCTGCTAATCGGTTTGTTGTCGATGCGATTTTATCAAACCGGTACACTTACCCAAAAATTTCTCTTAACCGATTTTGGTAG
- the LOC106447779 gene encoding uncharacterized protein LOC106447779 has translation MELSYMGPEGIHRKTHSSIVEIGVARIKTTVTDKNSDIDCLVKTFLSNDKNMKKIIGLDTERSHQSSGDKKATALIQLCDGDNCLIVQLPCGVRVSSLFNFLNLPDFTFVGIGIQNTLRKLESEFGLTCKNAVEVGPGTWNQHLAVQKRLIRDIVSTQKPSSPIFDDWGNYLLNKDQIQLAAWNAHFAFRIGNLLLDALDYYP, from the coding sequence ATGGAGCTATCATACATGGGTCCCGAAGGTATTCATCGAAAGACACATTCGTCGATTGTAGAAATTGGGGTAGCTCGGATTAAAACGACGGTTACTGATAAAAACAGCGACATAGACTGTCTTGTGAAGACGTTCTTGTCCAATGACAAGAACATGAAGAAAATTATTGGTCTTGACACAGAGCGATCGCATCAGTCGTCAGGAGATAAGAAAGCAACCGCCTTGATCCAGCTCTGCGATGGAGACAACTGCTTAATTGTTCAACTTCCCTGCGGTGTGcgagtttcctctcttttcAATTTTCTAAACCTACCTGACTTCACCTTTGTGGGCATTGGCATACAAAACACTCTTCGGAAGCTGGAGAGCGAGTTTGGTCTGACGTGCAAGAATGCTGTTGAGGTCGGACCCGGCACGTGGAACCAGCACTTGGCCGTTCAGAAAAGGTTGATCCGTGATATTGTTTCGACTCAGAAACCATCAAGCCCCATCTTTGACGACTGGGGCAACTATCTTCTCAACAAGGATCAGATTCAGCTCGCAGCATGGAATGCTCACTTCGCTTTTAGAATTGGTAACCTTTTGTTGGATGCTTTAGACTATTATCCCTAA